A window of the Gemmatirosa kalamazoonensis genome harbors these coding sequences:
- a CDS encoding AAA family ATPase, which translates to MRDEIREVRALMEREGYVTDRAAATAVYLATTLRKPLLVEGRPGVGKTEIAKVLASALGAPLIRLQCYEGLDASTALYEWNYPKQLLHVRLDEGSTRSLAEREASIFGREFLLERPLLRAITQPDRAPVLLVDEIDRSDEEFEAFLLEILSEYQVTIPEIGTVRATHEPYVVLTSNRARELSEALRRRCLYLWVDYPTLEKELRVVRSKVPAIGDALALEVTRFVQALRGRALLKTPGVAESLDWARALVALGAARLDAELVDETMGCFLKDEADLRAVRPELETRVAAARGGADE; encoded by the coding sequence GTGCGAGACGAGATCCGCGAAGTGCGGGCGCTCATGGAGCGCGAGGGGTACGTCACCGACCGCGCGGCGGCGACCGCGGTGTACCTCGCGACGACGCTGCGCAAGCCGCTGCTCGTCGAGGGGCGGCCCGGCGTCGGCAAGACGGAGATCGCGAAGGTGCTCGCGAGCGCCCTCGGCGCGCCGCTCATCCGGCTGCAGTGCTACGAGGGGCTCGACGCGTCGACCGCGCTGTACGAGTGGAACTACCCGAAGCAGCTCCTGCACGTCCGGCTCGACGAGGGGTCGACGCGGTCGCTGGCCGAGCGCGAGGCGTCGATCTTCGGCCGCGAGTTCCTGCTCGAGCGCCCGCTGCTGCGGGCGATCACGCAACCCGACCGGGCGCCCGTGCTGCTCGTCGACGAGATCGACCGGAGCGACGAGGAGTTCGAGGCGTTCCTGCTCGAGATACTCTCGGAGTACCAGGTGACGATCCCCGAGATCGGCACCGTGCGCGCGACGCACGAGCCCTACGTCGTGCTGACGTCGAACCGCGCGCGCGAGCTGAGCGAGGCGCTGCGCCGGCGGTGCCTGTACCTGTGGGTCGATTACCCGACGCTGGAGAAGGAGCTGCGCGTCGTGCGGTCGAAGGTGCCGGCGATCGGTGACGCCCTCGCGCTCGAGGTCACGCGCTTCGTGCAGGCGCTGCGCGGGCGCGCGTTGCTGAAGACGCCCGGTGTGGCCGAGTCGCTCGACTGGGCGCGGGCGCTCGTCGCGTTAGGCGCCGCGCGGCTCGACGCCGAGCTGGTGGACGAGACGATGGGCTGCTTCCTGAAGGACGAGGCGGACCTGCGCGCGGTGCGCCCCGAGCTGGAGACGCGCGTCGCCGCGGCGCGGGGCGGGGCGGATGAATGA
- a CDS encoding vWA domain-containing protein: MTTFCRSLRARGLLVTPGESIDAVRALRLVDAADRDEVYFALRALLTSRAGDGVVFDELFAAWWDAPPAAPSGAKLRGGAPRAVSLERWATGAGERTDDAPSPAGIAAASAGESQRAKDFGTYRDDELDAIVHLATRIARRLTSRPSRRWMPARRGERLHLARTMRRALAGDVVELARRTRKRRRTKLIALCDVSGSMDLYSRFLLQLLYALQHAFARVESFVFSTSLRHVSAQLALGTYREALDRLAHDVSGWSGGTRIGESLAAFVDGWPRLVDRRTVVVVLSDGWDTGEPAVLAGALAAIRRRAGRVVWLNPLLGSPGYEPLTRGMQAALPHVDVFAPVHNLESLERLVAHLSL, translated from the coding sequence GTGACGACGTTCTGTCGGTCGCTGCGCGCGCGGGGGCTGCTCGTGACGCCGGGCGAGTCGATCGACGCGGTGCGCGCGCTGCGACTCGTCGACGCGGCCGACCGCGACGAGGTGTACTTCGCGCTGCGCGCGCTGCTCACGTCGCGCGCCGGCGACGGTGTCGTGTTCGACGAGCTGTTCGCGGCGTGGTGGGACGCGCCGCCGGCGGCGCCGTCCGGCGCCAAGCTACGCGGCGGCGCGCCGCGTGCCGTGTCGCTGGAGCGGTGGGCCACCGGGGCGGGGGAGCGCACCGACGACGCCCCGTCGCCCGCCGGGATCGCGGCGGCGAGCGCGGGCGAGTCGCAGCGGGCGAAGGACTTCGGCACGTATCGCGACGACGAGCTGGACGCGATCGTGCACCTCGCGACGCGGATCGCGCGGCGGCTCACGTCGCGCCCGAGCCGGCGGTGGATGCCGGCGCGGCGCGGCGAGCGACTGCACCTCGCGCGGACGATGCGCCGTGCGCTCGCCGGCGACGTCGTGGAGCTCGCGCGCCGCACGCGCAAGCGACGGCGCACGAAGCTGATCGCGCTGTGCGACGTGTCGGGATCGATGGACCTGTACAGCCGCTTCCTGCTGCAGCTCCTGTACGCGTTGCAGCACGCGTTCGCGCGCGTCGAGAGCTTCGTCTTCAGCACGTCGCTGCGCCACGTCAGCGCGCAGCTCGCGCTCGGCACGTATCGCGAGGCGCTCGACCGGCTGGCGCACGACGTGTCCGGGTGGTCCGGCGGCACGCGCATCGGCGAGAGTCTCGCCGCGTTCGTCGACGGCTGGCCGCGGCTCGTCGACCGGCGCACGGTGGTCGTCGTGCTGAGCGACGGCTGGGACACCGGGGAGCCGGCGGTGCTGGCCGGCGCGCTGGCCGCGATCCGCCGCCGCGCGGGGCGCGTGGTGTGGCTCAACCCGCTGTTAGGCAGTCCGGGCTACGAGCCGCTCACCCGCGGCATGCAGGCCGCGCTCCCGCACGTGGACGTGTTCGCGCCGGTGCACAACCTGGAGAGCCTGGAACGGCTCGTCGCGCACCTGAGCCTCTGA
- a CDS encoding XdhC family protein, which yields MTAFRTIVDTLGTAATAGETVVLATVVRVVGSSYGGVGSRMVARVDGSTVGLVSGGCLESDLALHARRVHESGRAEVVSYDTRADDDAVWGLGLGCNGLIDVLLEPLAPARAAEVSALLALALAAERPSALATVVKGEGAGAPAVGAHALLAGGVTHSTGEWGDGAVRAALPSHEDAALAAGRRGMVVTSGGVEVAFEIVQPTVKLVVCGSGPDVVPVVRLATELGWDVTVVDHRPVEHARSERFPGARVVQCADPALLADVVPLGARTAAVVMSHHFARDTEYVRALSVTAAGYVGVLGPSARTERMLAELAARGATVAGDRLFGPVGLDLGGDGPEAIALAIVAEAAASMHGRAGGHLRDRVATLHGGVPTRA from the coding sequence ATGACTGCTTTTCGGACCATCGTCGACACGTTAGGCACCGCCGCCACCGCCGGAGAGACGGTGGTGCTGGCCACGGTCGTGCGCGTCGTGGGGTCGAGCTACGGCGGCGTCGGGTCGCGCATGGTCGCGCGCGTCGACGGGTCGACGGTGGGGCTCGTGAGCGGGGGGTGCCTGGAGTCGGACCTCGCGCTTCACGCGCGCCGCGTGCACGAGAGCGGCCGCGCGGAGGTCGTGAGCTACGACACGCGCGCCGACGACGACGCGGTGTGGGGGCTGGGGCTCGGCTGCAACGGGTTGATCGACGTGCTGCTCGAGCCGCTGGCGCCGGCCCGCGCGGCGGAGGTGTCGGCGCTGCTCGCGCTGGCGCTCGCCGCCGAGCGCCCCTCGGCGCTGGCCACCGTCGTGAAGGGCGAGGGCGCTGGGGCCCCGGCGGTCGGCGCGCACGCGCTGCTCGCCGGCGGCGTCACGCACTCGACCGGCGAGTGGGGCGACGGCGCCGTGCGCGCCGCGCTGCCCTCGCACGAGGACGCGGCGCTCGCTGCGGGCCGACGCGGGATGGTCGTCACGTCGGGCGGCGTGGAGGTCGCGTTCGAGATCGTGCAGCCGACGGTGAAGCTCGTCGTCTGCGGCAGCGGGCCGGACGTCGTGCCCGTCGTCCGCCTCGCCACGGAGCTCGGCTGGGACGTGACGGTCGTCGACCACCGGCCGGTGGAGCACGCGCGGTCGGAGCGCTTCCCCGGCGCGCGCGTCGTCCAGTGCGCCGATCCGGCGCTGCTGGCCGACGTCGTGCCGCTCGGCGCGCGCACGGCGGCGGTGGTCATGTCGCACCACTTCGCGCGCGACACCGAGTACGTGCGCGCGCTGTCGGTCACCGCCGCGGGCTACGTCGGCGTGCTCGGGCCGAGCGCGCGGACCGAGCGCATGCTCGCCGAGCTGGCGGCGCGCGGCGCGACGGTCGCCGGCGACCGCCTGTTCGGCCCCGTGGGGCTCGACCTCGGCGGCGACGGCCCCGAGGCGATCGCGCTCGCCATCGTCGCCGAAGCCGCCGCCTCGATGCACGGCCGCGCCGGCGGCCACCTGCGCGACCGCGTCGCGACGCTGCACGGCGGGGTGCCGACGCGGGCGTGA
- a CDS encoding xanthine dehydrogenase family protein molybdopterin-binding subunit, giving the protein MPNTTFSRRDFLKASALAGGGLVLAGYLDALSPAEALGAAAPEGFAPNAFIRIAPDGIVTIVAKNPEIGQGVKTMLPMLIAEELDVDWKNVRVEQAPLDTTKFQGQSAGGSTATPSNWIPMRRVGAAARAMLVSAAAQTWGVPESECDTASGVVHHRASGRSLAYQALGERVASVAAPDLATVTLKDPKDFKIIGTRTRGVDTKAIVTGKPMYGIDVTVPGMKYAVFEKSPVFGAKVAGANLDVVKAQPGVRHAFVVDGGTDLAGLLPGVAIVADSWWQARTARAKLAVQWEEHPTAQQSSAGYAARAVELSKAAPQRVVRRDGDVDAALAGAAKTVEAAYFYPFIAHASLEPQNCTAQWVDGKVEIWAPTQSPAAGRALVARTLGIPETDVTVHITRSGGGFGRRLMTEYMVEAAAIAKQAGVPVKLLWTREDDIKHDFYRVAGFHFFTGGVDAAGKLTAWRDHFVTFGEGERVVAGAGMSGGEFPGRFVPNYQLGMSTMPLGVPTGYLRAPGSNGLAFAMESFLDELAHAAGRDPVALRLELFDHPLPEPAPTTPPNGPRPAGFDGQRMKGVLELVAEKSGWGKTTLPRGEGMGVATYFSHRGYFAEVVHVRVTKAGKVTPLKVWVAGDIGAEIINPSGAENQAQGSVLDGIAQALGQEITIEKGRVVQSNFNDFPLLRMAQSVPVEVHFKKTDFPVTGLGEPALPPVVPALTNAIYAATGKRVRSLPLSKHDLRWS; this is encoded by the coding sequence ATGCCCAACACCACGTTTTCGCGCCGCGACTTCCTGAAGGCGAGCGCGCTCGCCGGCGGCGGCCTCGTGCTCGCCGGCTACCTCGACGCGCTGTCGCCGGCCGAGGCGTTAGGCGCGGCGGCGCCGGAGGGCTTCGCGCCCAACGCGTTCATCCGCATCGCGCCCGACGGCATCGTCACCATCGTCGCGAAGAACCCCGAGATCGGTCAGGGCGTGAAGACGATGCTCCCGATGCTGATCGCCGAGGAGCTCGACGTCGACTGGAAGAACGTGCGCGTGGAGCAGGCCCCGCTCGACACGACGAAGTTCCAGGGACAGAGCGCCGGCGGCAGCACGGCGACGCCGAGCAACTGGATCCCGATGCGCCGCGTCGGCGCCGCCGCGCGCGCGATGCTCGTGTCGGCGGCCGCGCAGACGTGGGGCGTGCCGGAGAGCGAGTGCGACACCGCGTCCGGCGTCGTGCACCACCGCGCGAGCGGCCGCTCGCTCGCGTACCAGGCGTTGGGCGAGCGCGTCGCGTCCGTCGCGGCGCCCGACCTCGCGACGGTGACGCTGAAGGACCCGAAGGACTTCAAGATCATCGGCACGCGCACGCGCGGCGTCGACACGAAGGCGATCGTGACGGGCAAGCCGATGTACGGCATCGACGTCACGGTGCCGGGGATGAAGTACGCGGTGTTCGAGAAGAGCCCCGTGTTCGGCGCGAAGGTCGCCGGCGCGAACCTCGACGTCGTGAAAGCGCAGCCCGGCGTGCGCCACGCGTTCGTCGTCGACGGTGGCACCGACCTCGCGGGCCTCCTGCCCGGCGTGGCGATCGTCGCCGACTCGTGGTGGCAGGCGCGCACCGCGCGCGCGAAGCTCGCCGTGCAGTGGGAGGAGCATCCCACGGCCCAGCAGAGCAGCGCCGGCTACGCGGCGCGCGCCGTCGAGCTGTCGAAGGCGGCGCCGCAGCGCGTGGTACGCCGCGACGGCGACGTCGACGCGGCGCTCGCGGGCGCGGCGAAGACGGTGGAGGCGGCGTACTTCTACCCGTTCATCGCCCACGCCTCGCTCGAGCCGCAGAACTGCACCGCGCAGTGGGTCGACGGCAAGGTCGAGATCTGGGCGCCGACGCAGTCGCCGGCCGCGGGACGCGCGCTCGTCGCGCGCACGTTAGGCATCCCGGAGACCGACGTCACCGTGCACATCACCCGCTCGGGCGGCGGGTTCGGGCGCCGGCTGATGACGGAGTACATGGTGGAGGCGGCGGCGATCGCGAAGCAGGCGGGCGTGCCGGTGAAGCTGCTGTGGACGCGCGAGGACGACATCAAGCACGACTTCTACCGCGTCGCCGGGTTCCACTTCTTCACCGGCGGCGTCGACGCGGCGGGCAAGCTCACCGCGTGGCGCGACCACTTCGTGACGTTCGGCGAGGGCGAGCGCGTCGTCGCCGGCGCGGGGATGTCGGGCGGCGAGTTCCCCGGGCGCTTCGTGCCGAACTACCAGCTCGGCATGTCCACCATGCCGCTCGGCGTGCCGACGGGATACCTCCGCGCGCCGGGGAGCAACGGGCTCGCGTTCGCGATGGAGTCGTTCCTCGACGAGCTGGCGCACGCCGCCGGCCGCGACCCGGTGGCGCTGCGGCTCGAGCTGTTCGACCACCCGCTCCCCGAGCCCGCGCCGACGACGCCGCCTAACGGTCCGCGCCCCGCCGGCTTCGACGGCCAGCGCATGAAGGGCGTGCTCGAGCTCGTGGCCGAGAAGTCGGGCTGGGGGAAGACGACGCTGCCGCGCGGCGAGGGGATGGGCGTCGCCACGTACTTCAGCCACCGCGGCTACTTCGCCGAGGTGGTGCACGTGCGCGTGACCAAGGCCGGGAAGGTGACGCCGCTCAAGGTGTGGGTGGCCGGCGACATCGGCGCCGAGATCATCAACCCATCGGGGGCCGAGAACCAGGCGCAGGGCTCGGTGCTCGACGGCATCGCGCAGGCGTTAGGCCAGGAGATCACGATCGAGAAGGGACGCGTCGTCCAGTCGAACTTCAACGACTTCCCGCTCCTCCGCATGGCGCAGTCGGTGCCGGTCGAGGTCCACTTCAAGAAGACGGACTTCCCCGTCACCGGACTCGGCGAGCCCGCGCTGCCGCCCGTGGTGCCGGCGCTGACGAACGCCATCTACGCGGCGACGGGCAAGCGCGTGCGCTCGCTGCCGCTGTCGAAGCACGATCTCCGCTGGAGCTGA
- a CDS encoding (2Fe-2S)-binding protein: MKVAFKVNGRSTTVDVAADTPLLWVLRDALDMKGTKYGCGAGLCGACTVHFNGAPTRSCSLPVSAVQGASITTIEGLSPDGTHALQRAWDELDVPQCGYCQAGQIMAAAGLLARNAKPTDADIDAAMNGNVCRCATYLRIRQAIHRAAELKAQVRVTEAGK; the protein is encoded by the coding sequence ATGAAGGTCGCGTTCAAGGTCAACGGCAGGTCCACCACGGTCGACGTCGCGGCCGACACCCCGCTGCTCTGGGTGCTGCGCGACGCGCTCGACATGAAGGGGACCAAGTACGGCTGCGGCGCCGGCCTGTGCGGCGCCTGCACCGTGCACTTCAACGGTGCGCCGACGCGCTCGTGCAGCCTCCCCGTCTCCGCCGTGCAGGGCGCGTCGATCACGACGATCGAGGGGCTCTCGCCGGACGGGACGCACGCGCTGCAGCGGGCGTGGGACGAGCTGGACGTGCCGCAGTGCGGCTACTGCCAGGCCGGCCAGATCATGGCCGCCGCCGGGCTGCTCGCGCGCAACGCGAAGCCGACCGACGCCGACATCGACGCGGCGATGAACGGGAACGTGTGCCGCTGCGCCACCTACCTCCGCATCCGCCAGGCGATCCACCGCGCCGCCGAGCTGAAGGCGCAGGTGCGGGTCACCGAGGCCGGCAAGTGA
- a CDS encoding GNAT family N-acetyltransferase: protein MPDAPVVADLALARRLESAEGRANAAFVESRARCDPSVGATWREVAGALAMFDGAGSPCTQTFGLGLSAPADDAVLAELEAFFASRGADVFHEVCPLAGPELLARLADRGYRPVELTSVTFQPLDARAAAVEPADASITVRRTGPHETRLWAATAARGWATEGAHLEAFMQSFGEVSASAAGTVCFVAERGGDAIAAAALAMHGGVALLAGASTRPEWRGLGAQGALLRARLRHAAAAGCDLAMLCAAPGGPSQRNAERAGFRIAYTRIKWRRGGTDSTG from the coding sequence ATGCCCGACGCTCCCGTCGTCGCCGACCTCGCGCTGGCGCGCCGCCTCGAGTCCGCCGAGGGGCGCGCGAACGCCGCGTTCGTCGAGTCGCGGGCGCGGTGCGACCCGTCGGTGGGCGCCACGTGGCGCGAGGTGGCGGGCGCGCTCGCGATGTTCGACGGCGCGGGCTCCCCGTGCACACAGACGTTCGGGCTCGGCCTCTCCGCCCCCGCGGACGATGCCGTGCTGGCCGAGCTGGAGGCGTTCTTCGCGTCGCGCGGCGCGGACGTGTTCCACGAGGTCTGCCCGCTCGCCGGCCCGGAGCTGCTCGCCCGGCTCGCTGACCGTGGCTACCGCCCGGTGGAGCTGACGAGCGTCACGTTCCAGCCGCTCGACGCGCGTGCCGCCGCGGTCGAGCCGGCCGACGCGTCGATCACGGTGCGCCGCACGGGGCCGCACGAGACGCGGCTGTGGGCCGCGACCGCCGCACGCGGCTGGGCGACCGAGGGCGCGCACCTCGAGGCGTTCATGCAGTCGTTCGGCGAGGTGAGCGCGTCGGCCGCGGGGACGGTCTGCTTCGTGGCCGAGCGCGGCGGGGACGCGATCGCCGCCGCGGCGCTCGCGATGCACGGCGGCGTCGCGCTGCTCGCCGGGGCGAGCACGCGCCCCGAGTGGCGCGGGCTCGGCGCGCAGGGCGCGCTGCTCCGCGCGCGGCTCCGCCACGCCGCCGCCGCGGGGTGCGACCTCGCGATGCTGTGCGCCGCGCCCGGCGGCCCGTCGCAGCGCAACGCCGAGCGCGCGGGGTTCCGCATCGCGTACACGCGCATCAAGTGGCGGCGCGGTGGGACCGATTCCACCGGATGA
- a CDS encoding serine/threonine-protein kinase, which produces MSAPSPEFFALQPAVAGRYSLEREIGRGGMGVVFLARDVALDRPVAIKLLPPTLAAQPAARERFVREARVAARLSHPNIVPIHAVEETDDLAWYVMTFVDGETLGERVRRAGPLPARDAMRVTQEVAWALAHAHAHGVVHRDVKPDNVLLERGSGRALVTDFGIARAVEGTTPIDGTAIGTPAYMSPEQAAGERADTRSDLYSLGATAFYAASGRLPFEAPNALAMLARHAAAPAPPLLAARPSLPPAFTRAVDRCLAKSPAERWESAEALAAALGASRGDVPEVPAPVRAFLRDVGGAGSEIGNALLASLVAATAAVLEDPGLFGISLIVLMVCTMLTACIALARLAQVGLRARTLLAAGYGHGAVRPALALETRAAQEEGDGADASRARVPFGWIALGVAATAFCYWLTTLDLLALGTLGGGGGIVAATATLRLVWNAWMRRPGGLWRRLLAGRFGSALFRVAGIGLRGAAPAVPVGGEPTVLALGRAAEELFVALPADARARLGDVPALLARLQADALALKARGEPAADERHATAVAALEAVRLDLLRLHGGGGSLDELTRDVEAARAIGARIDAELASREAMRRLADAATPA; this is translated from the coding sequence GTGAGCGCGCCGAGCCCGGAGTTCTTCGCCCTGCAACCCGCCGTCGCCGGCCGGTACTCGCTCGAGCGCGAGATCGGCCGCGGCGGCATGGGCGTCGTCTTCCTCGCCCGCGACGTCGCGCTCGACCGGCCGGTGGCGATCAAGCTGCTGCCGCCGACGCTCGCCGCGCAGCCGGCGGCGCGCGAGCGGTTCGTGCGCGAGGCGCGCGTCGCGGCGCGGCTGTCGCACCCGAACATCGTGCCCATCCACGCCGTCGAGGAGACGGACGACCTCGCGTGGTACGTCATGACGTTCGTCGACGGCGAGACGCTCGGCGAGCGGGTGCGCCGCGCGGGGCCGCTTCCCGCGCGCGACGCGATGCGCGTGACGCAGGAGGTGGCGTGGGCGCTCGCGCACGCGCACGCGCACGGCGTGGTGCACCGCGACGTGAAGCCCGACAACGTGCTGCTGGAGCGCGGCAGCGGGCGCGCGCTCGTCACGGACTTCGGCATCGCGCGCGCCGTCGAAGGCACGACGCCCATCGACGGCACGGCGATCGGCACGCCGGCGTACATGAGCCCCGAGCAGGCGGCGGGGGAGCGCGCCGACACGCGCAGCGACCTGTACTCGCTCGGCGCGACGGCGTTCTACGCGGCGAGCGGCCGGCTCCCGTTCGAGGCGCCTAACGCGCTGGCGATGCTCGCACGCCACGCGGCGGCGCCGGCGCCGCCGCTACTCGCCGCGCGTCCGTCGCTGCCGCCGGCGTTCACGCGCGCGGTGGACCGGTGCCTCGCGAAGTCGCCCGCCGAGCGGTGGGAGAGCGCCGAGGCGCTCGCCGCGGCGCTCGGCGCCTCGCGCGGCGACGTGCCCGAGGTGCCGGCACCGGTGCGCGCGTTCCTGCGCGACGTCGGCGGCGCGGGCAGCGAGATCGGCAACGCGCTGCTCGCGTCGCTCGTCGCGGCCACCGCGGCGGTGCTCGAGGATCCCGGGCTGTTCGGCATCTCGCTCATCGTGCTCATGGTGTGCACGATGCTCACGGCGTGCATCGCGCTCGCCCGGCTGGCTCAGGTCGGGCTGCGCGCGCGGACGCTGCTCGCCGCCGGATACGGTCACGGAGCCGTGCGCCCGGCGCTCGCGCTCGAGACGCGCGCCGCGCAGGAGGAGGGCGACGGCGCCGACGCGTCGCGCGCCCGCGTCCCGTTCGGCTGGATCGCGTTAGGCGTCGCGGCGACGGCGTTCTGCTACTGGCTCACGACGCTCGACCTCCTCGCGCTCGGCACGCTCGGCGGGGGCGGCGGCATCGTCGCGGCGACGGCGACGCTGCGACTCGTGTGGAACGCGTGGATGCGGCGGCCCGGTGGGCTCTGGCGCCGGCTGCTCGCGGGACGCTTCGGCAGCGCGCTGTTCCGCGTCGCGGGGATCGGCCTGCGCGGCGCGGCGCCCGCCGTGCCGGTGGGCGGCGAGCCGACGGTGCTCGCGTTGGGCCGCGCGGCGGAGGAGCTGTTCGTCGCGCTCCCCGCCGACGCACGCGCCCGACTCGGCGACGTGCCGGCGCTGCTCGCCCGGCTGCAGGCCGACGCGCTCGCGCTGAAAGCGCGCGGCGAGCCCGCGGCCGACGAGCGGCACGCGACCGCGGTGGCCGCGCTGGAGGCGGTGCGGCTCGATCTCCTGCGGCTGCACGGCGGCGGCGGCTCGCTCGACGAGCTGACGCGCGACGTCGAGGCGGCGCGCGCGATCGGCGCGCGCATCGACGCCGAGCTCGCGTCGCGCGAGGCGATGCGGCGACTGGCGGACGCGGCGACTCCGGCCTGA